Sequence from the Erythrolamprus reginae isolate rEryReg1 chromosome 2, rEryReg1.hap1, whole genome shotgun sequence genome:
tgtttttttgtaTTTCTAAGATTCCATTTATATAACAACTTTGTTATCAAACATGGCCTGCGTACTTGGCAAATTTTCAAGGAGTTATTAATCATGGATCAGCAGCCTCAGGATTTGTATCCAAAATTCATGCTCACCTTTTCAAGGAAGAGGTTCTGCATGGAATAAGTTATTCCAATTGGTGCCTCCCTGATCACTCAATCTATATATAGAACATCCCCACTGGGGGACTGGCAAGCACTCTGATAATCAGAAACATACGGACACACTTGAACATATAGGATATGGACACCTTCGTCCTCTTCCACGTCTTGATTTTCATTCACTGCTGTGCCACTTGGTGATGATGAAGCGAAATCTGCTCCAGTattgtgtgcctgtttttctGGGGTTTGGTAAGGTTGAGCTCCTGCTGGGTCTTCAGCCTGTAATTGTTGTGTAGAACAGACATCTTCTTGATGTGCGTTACTCATTATCTCTTTGTCGCATGTTTGCACTGATGGTATTTCTTGTACTAAATCTGGATCAGTCACACTTTCCATCTCACAGATTTCTGTCATCTCAATATCTTGGCATAAATCTGATGAAAtatccatttcttctttttctacgTTGGCATCTGAATCCTCAGAGCTGGTCCCAGGCATAACTGCCAGTCCTGTTTCAGTGTTATTCTCTGAAACATCTTTTGCAATCTCCTCTTGCCCTGTCAATATTTCTTGGGTTTCGATCTCTTCTGGGATATTTGTGTCCACCTGCTGTTCCTGTAGCTCTTGATATATGTTATTTTCAGGTGCAAATTGATTCTCTCCCTCAATGGGAAGCACAGGTTCCTGCTCACTGGAAGAAGTATCATAtgtcttcctttgttttttacGGGCAGGAAAACATTCTTCAGGATCAGAAGCTTCATCTGCAATTCTTTTCCTATCTAGTTTACTCTCTGTGTTAATGTTCTCAGAGGTGTTAACTTCATTCTTCTTAGTTCTTAATCTTACTTTTGAGACATCCATTGTGATATCACAGCAGTCAGGGTGCCTGGATTTGATATTATACTGCAAGTTACATTTCTTGGATGCAGCATATTCACAAGCTGGGCAAAGGAACTGACGAGGGCTGACATGGAGTTCAACGTGCTTCTCGAAATTGCTTCTGTCAGCTGTTTTATAATCACAGTGGGGGCAAGCCAATGGTTTGGGCCCATCATGAACCTGCCTTGCATGTCGAGTCACTTCATGCTGGTTTGATGCCACATAGCTGCACTGTTCACATTTGAATGGCTTCTCACCTAAAGCAAGGAAGAAGCAATTAATAACCATTACATTACAAATCACAAATTATGTACAGCTACAGATTTATACAGTTCATCATGCTATTGAACTTCTTGCATTTAAGAATAATTTGATTTTCCACTTAACATGTTCACAAAAAGCAacaaaatacaagaaagaaaacaaccatGCAAGAAATCATTAGACATTCCATCTATGTTATATACATACCAGAAGGtcactctatagtattattagcaTTTGGAATCCAAACCAAACTGGTCCATTGAAAGCAATGTAGAAAAATGGAAATTATAGGTGAATAATTATCTTACACAATTATTGTACATACCCCAAAAGAAAATATACTCTCAATGAAGGAATAACcgtttccccaccccactcccggcaacataatattttaatacttaGACTGTATATCCAACCATTTGGAAATAAGGAATACTTTAATATTCTGAGCAAAAATGATGAATAAACTGCTGTAATTTAACTTCCATATTGTTTCAAAATGTTTGCAAAATTACGTAGCTGAGCAAACTGAATAGGGGTAAATAGTTTGtgggtttgtttgctttttgtaATTATGCAAATGCAGTTTCCTTCAACTGTGCTGATATCACTCTTCTGGTGTTATTCTCCCAAATAGACAATAACACTCACATTTGAACAGAGCAAATTGAAGGAACAATGGGGAATGTTTACAGTAAAAGTAGAAGTccatacagatagtcttcaacctACGACCACAACTGGACTGGAAGTGaaatggtcataaaatgagaTGTCACATGCCATCATTAAAATAGAATCACTGGTTGTTTAGAGGGAGCCCCAGGTAGATGGGGGTATGGTGGGGGGCTTCAGGGATTAGGGGAGGCCCAAAATAGACCATATGCAACTCTGGAAGGGTGTTTAGTGCAGTGCGAGTACAAGGAGGCCACAGCCACCACGGAAGTCTCAGTCACTCCAGCCTGGCCCAGCAGTGTGATGCAAATGCGCTACATCCTGGGAAGTGCCAAATGCCCAAGAAATGTCCACAACGGAATGAAAGAAGACGGTATTCAGGATGCACTAAACACCCAGAAAACATCCAATGCCCAGAAATCTCCAACAGGGCAGAGCAAAGCAGCTGTTGTTCCCCCATCTCTAAGAAGACATTTGCTGCCCTGTATTCCACCATGCCAACTGATCTTCACGGTCTTCTTTGCCCTATTACAGTAATGACAAGGCATGTCCAGCGTGGCCTTTGGCTGCTAGCCTTGGTAGGCCTTCTTCCAAAGCCACTTGCACTATTCTCCAAACAGCATGTAGCCTTGCCAGCTCATGTATGGCCTTCTCACAAGGCTTTGGAAGGGTTCAAAACCTCACAAGGCTGTACATGATTTGGAGAAGGCCATACATGGTCTCTAGAAGGCCCCAGCAGCTGCCTCACAAAGGCCACCCTGGGTGTGCTTGGTCagcagcagaagcaaaaaaaatggcaaaGTTTAGCTGGGCAGCGGGAGCCACAGAATGTAGGGGGCTGTAAAACAGCAGAGATGGGGAAAGTTAAAGCACCTGCAGTCATAAGTATGGGCAGGGTGCCAAGCTCCCAAATTTTCATCACACGGCTGTAGAAGTGATACAATAGCCCTAACTTTGGGCATAGATTTCAACTACCACTATCTGTTGTATGTTTAGTTAAGTGGCACAGATAACCCAAAAGAAAACATACAAGTACAAAAAAACATCCTGTAGATTAGGCAATAagagttttaaaatgtttctcaCAGGCTTCAAATTAAA
This genomic interval carries:
- the LOC139159522 gene encoding RE1-silencing transcription factor B-like — protein: MTMQVLGQSGGSSLFYSNTNLNMALSNDMYDFSELSKAEVAAPQLIMLANVALTGEVNGNCCDYMVGEERQMAELTTVGNTNFSDSDGEGMDNSQRAENDSEEIEDIDIDLITPEVHDAEATGLSESTVPHSSDQEKVFSLEAQDAQGSIDDKSKGLKNKPFRCKPCQYEAESEEEFVHHIRVHSAKKFIVEEKAEKHGQVEENDTSTTEEIDFSKGPIRCDRCGYNTNRYDHCLAHLCSYFSNRKNNYVQHIRTHTGERPYQCSMCPYSSSQKTHLTRHMRTHSGEKPFKCEQCSYVASNQHEVTRHARQVHDGPKPLACPHCDYKTADRSNFEKHVELHVSPRQFLCPACEYAASKKCNLQYNIKSRHPDCCDITMDVSKVRLRTKKNEVNTSENINTESKLDRKRIADEASDPEECFPARKKQRKTYDTSSSEQEPVLPIEGENQFAPENNIYQELQEQQVDTNIPEEIETQEILTGQEEIAKDVSENNTETGLAVMPGTSSEDSDANVEKEEMDISSDLCQDIEMTEICEMESVTDPDLVQEIPSVQTCDKEIMSNAHQEDVCSTQQLQAEDPAGAQPYQTPEKQAHNTGADFASSSPSGTAVNENQDVEEDEGVHILYVQVCPYVSDYQSACQSPSGDVLYID